aaagaatacaaagcTATGATAACTCTGCTTCTTGAGTGTTTTAAAACTCAAGCAGCTTGGTTCCACAGTCAAAGATAATCATGTGTGGATCACCCATGTTACTGATATGTTGCAGTTTCTGCATCAttgcttgttttaaaatgtaccaTGTTGTCATGTATATACAGTTAAATTCATCATGTTGTGACACCAAAAACTACAGCCAGCTTCATCACACACGGCTGTTCATGAGCGTCTCTCATTTTGTTGCTGAACTCCTTAAACGTGAACTCACCGACAGAATGAAgtgacaaattaaaacactgtttaaaaagtaGTTTATTGTAATTGTggcattgtgttttgttccctTTCAAAAGGTAAACAATCAGCACATGTCAAGAGGTAGAAATCATCAGTCTGAAAGAAATGCGGGGActgacattcaaacacacacacacacacacacacacacacacagcattgttttttttgtttttttgcatgtttccaCACTCACATCCCCAGCAATACCGTCAACTTGCAGTATCGTTTCCACTATACTGTCTCCTCAGCAATGTACATGCTGAAATCACTCGGCGTCCCGCAGTCTCCGCTCTGAgcacaaaggaaaaaataaataatacgCTTCAGGTTGAAGCACCCAGAGGACGCAGAGACGATTTCCAAATAACACTTTGCCACTTAGACCTCATGACTTTAatctgctgctgattggctgattacTTTAACTGCGAACACGCTTGTCGCTGATAATGTAGTCTCTCTTATCTGATTAGGACTACAAACATGGCCTACAGGAGAGGGTATGTTAGTTGTGAGTGCTGCATGTTTTGAGTAGGAAACGGGCTGggacaaaactaaacaaacaaaaccaaaaatgaaaagaacataCAGTAACACTCGGCGTGTAATCTTGAGTTAGAAGATACTGTTAGTGTAGTGAGTCAAGTAATAAAGTACGTGTGAACAGCTTGTGTGAACCGTATTCCAAAAAatgatgagaagaaaaaaaatctaaaaaaaaacaaaaacaaaaaacaaaacaatcaaaagcGCACAAACTTTAACCAGAGGACCAGGTTATTTGACCCAGGAGATGTTGAGACAGCGAGCGATGAAGGCGTAGGTGTCGGCCACCTCCTGGATGACCTTGCTGGTGGGCTTGCCGGCGCCGTGGCCCGACTTTGTGTCCACGAGGATGAACAGAGGGTTCGTCTGCTTGGTGCTGCGGCCTACGGTGTGCTGCAGGGTGGCGATGTACTTGAGGGAGTGGAGAGGCACCACCCGGTCGTCGTGGTCCCCCGTCAGCAGGAGCACCGCAGGGTACTGGACCCCGTTGCCTTCTGGGATGCGGATGTTGTGGAGAGGGGAGTACCTAACAAACGAGAGCGGTAAAGATTTAGGTATAATGTGGTGAAATACAAACGTTACAAATGAGAACAATTCTACTCTTTTGGATGAGCACTTACTTGATGAGCCACTCAAACTGCTCTTTGTCTTCAGAGCAGCCGAAGTCTGTGGTCCAGGCGTGGCCGATGGTGAACTTGTGGAACTTCAGCATGTCCATGACGCCGACCTGAGCGACGGCACAGCCGAACAGCTCGGGCCGCTGGTTCACACAGGCcgctgagaggaaacacagtcagacacaccaCAGACTCATATATCTGAATTTGAGAGAGATTCTCGCTTGAGATATCGTTCTTCAGCCGGCAGCATACACACCTACGAGCAGGCCACCGTTGGAGCCTCCGTTGATGGTCAGTTTGGAGGGAGAAGTGTATCCCTCCTTGACGAGATACTCAGCTGCACACTGGAAGTCTGTGAAGCAGTTCTGCTTGTTGGCCAACATGCCAGCTAAAGgggaaaaatacaaagtttgTAGACAGTTCATCAGCATCACTGAATACATCCTCGTTCCTCTTTTAGAGAACAAAACCATCTCCCCTCACCTTTGTGCCAGGTCTCCCCGtactctcctcctccccgaATGTTGGCAACAGCCAGGACTCCGCCGAGATGTCTGACAAAGATGAGTCGGGATACGCTGTAGCTCGGCGTGATGGAGATGTTAAATCCACCGTAGCCGTACAGAAAACCTGGATGGGAGCCATCCAGTTTGATGCCCTTCTTGTGAACGATGAACATGGGGATTTGAGTGCCATCTTTGGAGGGATAGAAGATCTGGcaagaagatggaggaaaagaaaccATCAGGAACACAAGTAGGACTAGAAACAGCGCCAGGAAATGGCATCTTTTGCACAGATGGGAGCAGTGAATATGGAATTAACACACAAATGGTCTTAATCAGTGTTTATCCTGGTGCTGCTGAGGGTTCTTCAGCTGTCCTTGAGTCTGAGTCAGACGACGGAGAGGACAAAAGAGCTAAAGGAAAATGTcttgctttgctttgtgttaTTTCTGGGCAGAGAACGGAACAATACATCTTTCTGAGACACCGTACACTTCACtatctttactttaaaaataggAATATAATAACATAAAGGTGATCTGTTTGAAAAAATAAGTTAAGAAATATGGCTTTTGGTGAACTTCCTTGCACAGAGAAGGATTTGTTCTAGTCCAGCCAATTTCTCTCTTGACAACCTGATTTATACCCGTTATACTTCGGGCCAGTACTTTCAGAAGTGGGTCAAGGTTGGGCAGTCAGGCACAGAAAGGTGTCAACATTCCTCCAATAAACTTTCTTGCAGAAGACTTTCAAACAGCAACAAAGGGTTCTTTcaggacagaaaatgaaaaggagaaacGATGGACGAAGAACGattaatacaatacaaaatCTAAATTTTGCTGCAAGAAAATTAGAGAGGGTAATtttctgaaaattaaaagaTTCTTTGAGTAAGAAATGATttacatatgtatgtgtgtatatatatatatatatttgatagCTGTAAAACATTCTGGTACatcaacaacaatgaaaaaaggTTTCTTCCATGTTCAGCCCAATCAAGAGAAACATATTCAATTGGTGAGGCTCAGGAAACACATACAAAGAACTGCAAAAATGATTAAACTTAGCTCTGAGGGAcaataattttaaaaacaaggttgtaaatgtttttatagttgttgtttttagagaaaaTCCAGGATTTTAACTGGGACATGGGCTCAGCATTTACTTTTCTTCAAGATAGCTTTAACAGATTGCCAACATTCATCCCacaaatgttgatttaattgTCCGCCTTCATGCTTCATAGAGCTTGTTAATTATCTAACAGATCGAAACCAACATGCACCAAATGACTTTGTAGATATTACATAACAATGGAATAAGACAGCCTACTTTAAATAAGAGAGATCACATCACAatcaagtctctctctctctctctaaagaGCATTGTGtgagtataaaaataaaagtagcgTACAACATGCTTAAATGTGTGGCCAAATATACTTTGGCTGTTATTGTACCTGCCCAAGTGAACAGTATATGTGGGACACACTGCATGTAGTTACCTGGGTGGTCTGGTAGTCAGAGGGGTTGAATCCTTTAACGGTGACCTCTCTGAAGATGTGGGGCTGCAGCGGCTCCTTCGTCAGGTCACAGTGGTAGATGATGGCTGGATAAAGAAGACAAGCCTTCATCTCATTTGTTCTACAAATCACTTCAACGTGTGGAAAATGTCTTTATAGAACACAGTCAGAAATTAAACCAAAGGTTCAGATACAATAAAACCAATTCCAGCAAaactttcaaatgttttccttctgtcattttcaagaTGTTATcgttatttatattcatattacaTGGCATTAGCCATTTTCTTATAAGTTACCCAATGAATTTCACTGTACAGCTTCTTAAGGGtaaaattcaagcactttcaagaATAATAGTTCTGTATTATATCAATATCACTATAAATGCAAATGCTAACAACAATTTCCCAAATTTTCAAGCCTTGCAAAAACGGTGACGTATTAGAAATTCATGTCAATTCCTACAGCAATATTGTCCTAAGTGACGTAGCATCCACAACTAGGACACAAACTGAGCAGTTATGTTCTCGTACCcggggagaggaaggaggtgaaATAGTAGAAGATCTCAGAGTCCCTCTTCCGTCCTGTGAAACCCACCACTGAGCCGACGTCGAGAGGGAAGGTCTTTAGCTCCTCCCCCGAGCTCAGGCGgtacattttcaacacattctTCACGTCgtggaggaaacacacaaacaggaagctggcGTATGTGCAGGTGGCGAacactgcagggaggaggagacagaaaaagtaCATGTACCGCCAGTCCTAATATTTTACCAGAACGGGTCACATGAGTCTTGCAGCAGCTCACCGATAACGTCCTTGTCATGTTGAGGGATGAGCTCTTTCCAGTTGCTTTGAGCTGGAGAGGCAAAGTCGATGTTGATGAGACGGTAACGTGGGGCGTCCAGGTTGGTCTTAAAAGTGAACACAGTGCCCTCATTTGTCACGTACTCATACTCAGCGTCGAAGTTGTCGATTAGCTTCACCCATGGCAAAAGTCCTAAACACAAGAGGAGTGTTTTAGTGTATGAAtcacaaataaacatgtcagattaaagtaaataataaaagcagGCCCACATCAGAAAACAAGTTTACCATACCTGTAATACCCTGAGGATTGGTCTGAAGGTCGCAATACCACAGCCTGTTGACCGGATCACAACCTTCTCTGATAGACAGCAGCACATACCGTCCATCATCTGACACCTGCAACATATAGTGATGTATACATGTAAGCCTGCTGGTTTGTGAAATCTTAGCTGTTGTCGGTTTCCTTTACCTGACACTATTTCTCATCCTTATAACACAAAAAGAATTAAGGGAGGTCTTTAAaaggtcattttctttttaggaTACCTCAGCTCCACTCATCCATTTGGGGTGCTCAGGGAACTCGGCACACAACACGTCCTCAGACTGCGGAGTCCCCAAAACATGGAAGTAAAGCTTCTGGTGCAGGTTGGTGGAGGTCTCGGTGCCTAggagacaaaacatttcaatgttATCATCGCCCCCTTGTGGTGACTAAACGGAACATGTCTGATGGGAGCGGAGAGGAGACGTGACAACAGCACTGATACATCAAAGTTGTATGAGCAGAGGGAAGCAAAGCTACAAATCCAGCAGACAGAAAAGTagcacacaaagaaacaaaagagtaATCTAAGatagcaacagcagctaaagcAAGGTTTTGGATTTGAGGATGTCCGAGTGCCGCCTAACACCGGCCTCTTGACCTCACCGTCGCTCTTTCCCTCCTGCTGGGGGTAGGAATTGTAGAAAAGACCCTTCCCATCATGAGTCCAGGACATGCAGCTAAACTTGACTCGCTCCAGGCGGTCCTCCATGGGCGTGGCGTCTTCAACCCGCAGGAAGTGGATCTCCACCCAGTCTGAACCACTGGCACTGGTGCCGTATGCCAGGTACTCCCCGTCCTCGGAGAACGCATAGCCTTAAGGTAAGCATAAGGACAGAAACAGAACCTCGATTAACACATCCGGTGGTGTTAACATTCGTTACTCAGCTGTTATGGATATTATAAATAGCAGGATATTCCTGGGCATGAAGGCATCATACATTCAACATTTAGACATTATTATCATATCAAGAAGTTACTCGGGCAATGCGTTGGAATGAATTCAGGCATTACAATGAGATGTATCACAAAATATAATAGAAGACTAGCATCCAGAAATGAAGAAATGCAAAAGATTtcccaaaagtttaaaataagaataaaaaaagtaaaataaccaGTAATAAAAAAGGTGCTTGTTTGTTCTTATAACAGCTGCGTTTAATACCTCGCAGGGCGACGGTCCCATCATCCGAAAATGTGTTTGGATCCAAGAAGACGGTGGGCTCCGCATCCAGACTCTCCTGCACGTACATCACACTCTGGTTTTGGAGACCTGTGTTGTAGAAGTGAAAGTACCTGAAAGTTGAGGGGAGATATTGTTAATGTTCTTAAAGGATcttcacagatgtgtgtttaaaatggaaaaaacatccatcaaaGCAAACCTAAGTAaattttttatgtcttttcacAGGTAATCCTGACACAGATGTGTCACCAAAGTGCTAAAACATGATTCTGTCGCTTCACCTGCTCCCCCTCTTGAAGGGACAGCTGTACTTTGGGTAG
This region of Acanthopagrus latus isolate v.2019 chromosome 22, fAcaLat1.1, whole genome shotgun sequence genomic DNA includes:
- the LOC119013033 gene encoding prolyl endopeptidase encodes the protein MFYRIHSLVAKPLFQSLRQLVLLRLSRNLTSKMAFQYPQAYRDDAVVDDYHGTKVPDPYSWLEDPDSEKTQAFVSAQNQLTLPYLERCEVRDLFKERMTELYDYPKYSCPFKRGSRYFHFYNTGLQNQSVMYVQESLDAEPTVFLDPNTFSDDGTVALRGYAFSEDGEYLAYGTSASGSDWVEIHFLRVEDATPMEDRLERVKFSCMSWTHDGKGLFYNSYPQQEGKSDGTETSTNLHQKLYFHVLGTPQSEDVLCAEFPEHPKWMSGAEVSDDGRYVLLSIREGCDPVNRLWYCDLQTNPQGITGLLPWVKLIDNFDAEYEYVTNEGTVFTFKTNLDAPRYRLINIDFASPAQSNWKELIPQHDKDVIVFATCTYASFLFVCFLHDVKNVLKMYRLSSGEELKTFPLDVGSVVGFTGRKRDSEIFYYFTSFLSPAIIYHCDLTKEPLQPHIFREVTVKGFNPSDYQTTQIFYPSKDGTQIPMFIVHKKGIKLDGSHPGFLYGYGGFNISITPSYSVSRLIFVRHLGGVLAVANIRGGGEYGETWHKAGMLANKQNCFTDFQCAAEYLVKEGYTSPSKLTINGGSNGGLLVAACVNQRPELFGCAVAQVGVMDMLKFHKFTIGHAWTTDFGCSEDKEQFEWLIKYSPLHNIRIPEGNGVQYPAVLLLTGDHDDRVVPLHSLKYIATLQHTVGRSTKQTNPLFILVDTKSGHGAGKPTSKVIQEVADTYAFIARCLNISWVK